DNA from Asanoa sp. WMMD1127:
GGCCGCCTGTTCGGCCGCCCGCCCGCGGCCGGCGAGATCTTCGCCAACCCGGACCAGGCCCGCACGCTCGGGCTGATCGCGGCGTCCGGCGCCGACGAGTTCTACAAAGGTGAGATCGCGGCGGCGCTGGCCGGCCACGCCGCGGCCACCGGCGGCCTGCTCACCGTCGACGACCTGGCCAACCACTCGTCGACCTGGGTGACGCCCTTCAAGACCGACTACCGGGGGTACGAGGTCTGGCAGGTCCCGCCCAACGGCCAGGGCGTGGCGGCGTCGGTGGCGCTGGCGATCCTGGACGGGGTGGATCTCGCGTCGATGTCGCCGGTGGAGCGGCTGCACTGGCGGATCGAGGCGACGAAGCTGGGCCTCGGCGACGCGCATGATCATGTGGCGGACCCGGCCGTCGCGGCCGCCGTCGAACCGCTGCTGGCACCGGCACGGATCACCGGGCTGCGCGCCGCGATCGGCCCCACCGCCGCCCGCGGTGCCGGCGCACCGCTGCGTGGCGGCACCGTCTATCTGTGCGCGGCCGACGGCGACGGGATGATGGTCAGCCTCATCCAGTCCAACTACCTGGGCTTCGGCTCCTACGTGGTGCTGCCCGGCTACGGGTTCGGCCTGCAGAACCGGGGCTGTGGTTTCACCCTGGACCCCGATCATCCCAACGTGGCCGGGCCGGCCAAGCGGCCGTACCACACGATCATCCCGGGTTTCCTGACCCGCGGCCGCGCTCCCGTGGGGCCGTTCGGCGTGATGGGCGGGCACATGCAGCCGCAGGGCCATGTGCAACTGCTCGGCGCCACCATTGACGACGCGTTCGACCCGCAGGCGGCGTTGGCCGCGCCGCGCTGGTACTGGCACGCCGACCGCACCGTCCTGCTCGAACCCGGCCTCGAGTGGGCGGCGGCCGACCTGGCGGCCCGCGGCCACGAGGTCGCGGTGACCGACGACCGGTCGCCGTTCGGCACGGGCCAGGCCATCTGGCGCACGGACTCCGGCGCGTACGTCGGCGGCAGCGACCCCCGCGCGGACGGCCTGGTCGCCGCCTTCTGAGCTATTTCCGGAAGGTCGACCGGTAGGCGTGCGGTGTCGCGCCGACCCGCCGGCCGAAATGGTGCCGCAGGGTCGCCGCGTCGCCGAAGCCGGACTTGTCGGCCACCGCGTCGACCGCGAGCTCCGTCTCCTCCAGCAGGCGGCGGGCGAGCAGCACGCGCTGGCCGGTCAGCCAGTCGTGCGGCGTCGTGCCGGTCTCGGCGCGGAAACGGCGGGCGAACGTACGCGGTGCCATGTGGGCCCGGGCGGCCAGGTCGTCGACCGTGATCGGGCGGTCGAGGTTGGTCATCAGCCAGCTCAGCAGCGGCTCGAGTGTCGGGGCGTCGGGCGTGCGGGGGATCGGCGCCTCGATGTATTGCGCCTGGCCGCCGTCGCGGTGCGGCGGGACGACCATCCGGCGGGCGAGCTTCGTGGCGATCTCGGAGCCGTGCTGCTGGCGCACCAGGTGCAGGCAGGCGTCGATGCCCGCTGCCGTGCCGGCGCTGGTCAGCAGGTTGCCGTCGTGCACGTAGAGGTGGTTGCAGGCGACCTTGGCCTCCGGGTAGCGCGCCTGCAGCTCGTCGGCGTAGCGCCAGTGGGTCGTGCACTCCCGGCCGTCGAGCAGGCCGGCCTCGCCGAGCACGAACGCGCCCGAGCAGACGCTGAGCAGCTGGGCGCCGCGGGCGTCGGCCCGGCGCAGCGCGTCGAGCACCGCGGGCGGCACCGTGGCGCCGTCCTTGTGGGCCGGCACCGCCACGAGGTCGGCGTCGTCGAGCGGGGCCAGGTCGGCGGCCGGCGTCAGGGTGAAGCCGTTCTGGGCCTGGACCGGGCCACCGTCGGGAGAGCAGACGTGGAACCGGTAGCCCGGGAAGCCGTCGGCCGTCCGGTCGGTGCCGAAGACCTCGCACAGCACGCCGAGCTCGAAGGCGGCCACGCCGTCCATGACGACGACCGCGACGTTGCGAAGCATGCCAGCAGCCTAGCGGAAGAGTGGCAGGATTTCGAGGGAGTATGGCATCTCTGCCACTGTCTGAGCGCGGTCCTATGGAGCAGACTCATCTATGCAAGAAAGCCCGGTGCGCACCGGTGGTCCTGAATCAGACAATGAGGGAGCACCGCCGTGGCAATCATCCTGTTCGTCGCATTCCTGGTCGCACTCGCGCTGGCCTCCGCGGTCGGCATCACGGCCGACTCGCACGACTCGGCCGACTGGAAGCCATCACGCGGTGGCTTCCGAGAACCACAGACTTACTGATCTTGATAGGTGGCTGCCCGATCGCCCTGGGTGGCCACCTTTCTTACTGGTGGGTCGGCCACCGGGCCGTAACCGGCGTGGGGCAGGCTAGGGGCATGACCGACGGCTCCGGTTCCTGGTACGACGCCGACATCGATCACGTGATCATCACCGAAGAGGAGATCCGCGAGAAGACCGCGACCCTCGCCAAGCAGGTGGCCAGCGACTACGCGACCGTGGAAGACGGTCTACTGCTGGTCTGCGTACTCAAGGGCGCCGTGATGTTCGTGGCGGACTTCGCCCGCGCGCTCGGTCGCCACGGCCCGCCCGTCGAGCTCGAGTTCATGGCCGTCTCCTCCTACGGCCAGGGCACGACCTCGTCCGGGGTCGTCCGGATCCTCAAGGACCTCGACCGGGACATCGCGGGTCGCCACGTGATCGTCGTGGAGGACATCGTCGACTCCGGGCTGACCCTGTCGTGGCTCCTCAAATACCTGGAGTCCCGCGCCGCGGCGAGCGTCGAGGTGGTCGCCCTGTTCCGCAAGCCGGACGCGATCAAGGTCCACGTGCCGGTGAAATACGTGGGATTCGACATCCCGAGCGAGTTCGTCGTCGGCTACGGGCTCGACTTCGGCGAGCGCTACCGTGAGCTGCCCTACGTCGGCGTCCTCAAGCCCGAGGTCTACGCACGAGTCTGAGGATCTCCTCAACTTCGTACAGCGGACTTACAGCATCCCCGGCTACCGTATTGGCTAGCGCGGGGCTCAGTCGT
Protein-coding regions in this window:
- a CDS encoding gamma-glutamyltransferase family protein; amino-acid sequence: MEAVWSVNGSVATSQPLAAAAGLAVLRRGGSAVDAAVATAITLTVVQPGSNDIGGDLFAIVWDGTRLHGLNASGRSPAALTLDRALAAGVAATDAHGGAQSAGRVLPARGWLPVTVPGAPAGWRDLHARFGKLPFEELFTDAIGYAESGYPVSPRVATAWARSAAGYAALPPDPALAEWGRLFGRPPAAGEIFANPDQARTLGLIAASGADEFYKGEIAAALAGHAAATGGLLTVDDLANHSSTWVTPFKTDYRGYEVWQVPPNGQGVAASVALAILDGVDLASMSPVERLHWRIEATKLGLGDAHDHVADPAVAAAVEPLLAPARITGLRAAIGPTAARGAGAPLRGGTVYLCAADGDGMMVSLIQSNYLGFGSYVVLPGYGFGLQNRGCGFTLDPDHPNVAGPAKRPYHTIIPGFLTRGRAPVGPFGVMGGHMQPQGHVQLLGATIDDAFDPQAALAAPRWYWHADRTVLLEPGLEWAAADLAARGHEVAVTDDRSPFGTGQAIWRTDSGAYVGGSDPRADGLVAAF
- a CDS encoding helix-turn-helix domain-containing protein, coding for MLRNVAVVVMDGVAAFELGVLCEVFGTDRTADGFPGYRFHVCSPDGGPVQAQNGFTLTPAADLAPLDDADLVAVPAHKDGATVPPAVLDALRRADARGAQLLSVCSGAFVLGEAGLLDGRECTTHWRYADELQARYPEAKVACNHLYVHDGNLLTSAGTAAGIDACLHLVRQQHGSEIATKLARRMVVPPHRDGGQAQYIEAPIPRTPDAPTLEPLLSWLMTNLDRPITVDDLAARAHMAPRTFARRFRAETGTTPHDWLTGQRVLLARRLLEETELAVDAVADKSGFGDAATLRHHFGRRVGATPHAYRSTFRK
- the hpt gene encoding hypoxanthine phosphoribosyltransferase — its product is MTDGSGSWYDADIDHVIITEEEIREKTATLAKQVASDYATVEDGLLLVCVLKGAVMFVADFARALGRHGPPVELEFMAVSSYGQGTTSSGVVRILKDLDRDIAGRHVIVVEDIVDSGLTLSWLLKYLESRAAASVEVVALFRKPDAIKVHVPVKYVGFDIPSEFVVGYGLDFGERYRELPYVGVLKPEVYARV